The genomic DNA GCCGCAACGGGCTGGCCACCGGGGACGGGGCCAACGACCTGCTGCCGATCGTCGGTGACCCCAACGTCCACATCATGGAGTCCAAGGCCAACACCTGCGACGTCCTCCCCGGGCGCCGGCCCCGCGGCCCGGCTCTGGTCGAGCTGGTCGAGGGCCACCGGGCGAGGGCCCTGGCCGAGCAGCGCGAGGAGGCGGGCGGATGACCGCGCGGATGGGGTTCTTCACCGACACCTCGATCTGCATCGGCTGCAAGGCCTGCGAGGTGGCCTGCAAGGAGTGGAACCTGGTCCCGGAGGACGGGCCGCTGGCCCTCACCGGCGACTCCTACGACAACACCGGGGCGCTGGGGGCCGACACCTGGCGCCACGTCGCCTTTGTCGAGCAGCGGCGCGACGACGACGGGCTGCGCTGGCTGATGAGCTCGGACGTGTGCAAGCACTGCAGCTCGGCGGCGTGCCTGGAGGTGTGCCCGACCGGGGCGCTGTTCCGGACCGAGTTCTCCACGGTGGTGGTGCAGCCCGACATCTGCAACGGCTGCGGCTACTGCGTGCCCGCCTGCCCGTTCGGGGTGATCGACCGCCGCGAGGACGACGGGCGGGCCTTCAAGTGCACCCTCTGCTACGACCGGCTGCGCGACGGGCTCCAGCCGGCCTGCGCCACCGCCTGCCCGACCGACTCGATCCAGTTCGGCGAGCTGGACGAGCTGCGCCAGCGGGCCCGGGCCCGGGTGGCCACCCTGCACGACGCCGGGGTCGCCGAGGCCCGGCTGTACCTGGAGGACGAGGACGACGGCGTCGGCGGGGCCGGGGCGTTCTTCCTGCTGCTGGACGAGCCGGAGGTGTACGGCCTGCCGCCCGACCCGGTGTCCACCACCCGCGACCTGCCCACCCTGTGGCGGGCGGCCGCCCTCGCCGCCGGGACGCTGGCCGCCGCCGTGGCCGCCGCGTTCGTGGGAGGCCGCCGGTGAGCCGCAACGGCCCAGCCGGGAGCGGGCCGGTCCCTGACCGGCCGGAGGGGTCGAGGAGACCCCGAGGGGGAGGCCCGGCGACTCGCGTGCGCGGGTCGGTGGTGCCCGAGGCCGAGTTCCGCTCCTACTACGGCCGGCCGATCATCAAGGCGCCCGTCTGGACCTGGGAGATCCCCTGGTACTTCTTCGTCGGCGGCCTGGCCGGAGCCTCGGCCTCGCTCGGCCTGGGGGCGCGCCTGGCGGGCAACGACCGGCTGGCCCGGAACGCCTGGACGGTCTCGGCCGCCGGGGTGACGGCCGGGGTGCCCCTGCTCATCTCCGACCTCGGCCGCCCCGAGCGCTTCCCCTACATGCTGCGGATGTTCAAGGTGACCTCGCCGCTCAGCGTCGGCAGCTGGGTCCTGGCCGCCATGGGCCCGGCCGCCGCCGGCGCCGCCGTCAGCGACCGGCTCGGCATCTTCCCCGGGCTGGGCCGCGTGGCCGAGACGGTGGCCGGGCTGCTCGGCCCGGCCCTGGCCACCTACACCGGCACCCTGGTGGCCGACACGGCCGTGCCGGTGTGGCACGAGGCCGGCCGCGAGCTGCCGTTCGTGTTCGCCGGGGGCGCCGCCGCCAGCGCCGGCGCGGCCGCGGTGCTGCTCACCCCGGCCGCCGACGCCGGCCCGGCCCGGCGCCTGGCCGTGACCGGGGCCGTGCTCGAGCTGGGCGCCGCCCAGGCCATGGAGCGGCGCCTGGGCGAGCTGGGGGAGCCCTACCACCAGGGCCCGGCCGGCCGCCTGGCCCGCCTGGCCCGGGCCTGCACGGCCGCCGGGGCCGGGCTGGTCGCCCTGGGCGGCCGCCGCCGGGCGATGGCCGCCGCCGGGTCGGCGCTGCTCCTGGCCGGGTCGGCCTGCGAGCGCTGGGCGGTCTACAAGGCCGGCTTCCAGTCGGCCGCCGACCCCAGGTACGTGGTCGGGCCGCAGCGCGAACGACTCCAGCAGTGAGACGAGCGGCTCGCGCCGTCTGGGAAAATTCCTGAAGGTTCGCGCGGCACGCCTGGTGAACGACGATTTGCGGCTTCGGCGGCGAAAGTTACATGATTCCGCGGATCACCACCAGAACTAGCCGGGGGAGGGGCTCGGATTGACCAGGCTGCTCGCGTACCTACCGCGGGGCAACACCCTTGACGACAGGGCCTGGCACAAACGGCACCTGTTCCTACAGGCCCTCCTGCTGCTGCACCTGCCGTGTCTGTTCGTGTTCGGGGTGCTCATGGGCCGGAGCGCCTGGGACACCACCGTCGTGCTCAGCGTCCCCGCCGCCTGCCTGGTCCTCGGCCATCTGATCAAGCATCGCCGGACAGCGTCGGTGCTGATCACGGCCGGGCTCACCTACTGCTCGGCGGTGCTGGTGAGCTTCTCCAACGGCTCCATCGAAGCCCACTTCCACTTCTTCATCATGATCGGCTTCATCGCCCTGTACCAGGACTGGGTGCCGTTCCTGTGGAACGTGGTCTTCACCGTGCTGAGCCACGGCCTCGGCTCGGTGGCGCGCACCGACCTGATCTTCAACCACCCGTCCGGGCAGACCAGCCCCTGGGTCTGGTCGACCATCCACGGCGTGGCCGTGCTCGCCGCCTGCTGCGGCGTGGTCATC from Actinomycetota bacterium includes the following:
- a CDS encoding 4Fe-4S dicluster domain-containing protein, which translates into the protein MTARMGFFTDTSICIGCKACEVACKEWNLVPEDGPLALTGDSYDNTGALGADTWRHVAFVEQRRDDDGLRWLMSSDVCKHCSSAACLEVCPTGALFRTEFSTVVVQPDICNGCGYCVPACPFGVIDRREDDGRAFKCTLCYDRLRDGLQPACATACPTDSIQFGELDELRQRARARVATLHDAGVAEARLYLEDEDDGVGGAGAFFLLLDEPEVYGLPPDPVSTTRDLPTLWRAAALAAGTLAAAVAAAFVGGRR
- the nrfD gene encoding NrfD/PsrC family molybdoenzyme membrane anchor subunit — protein: MRGSVVPEAEFRSYYGRPIIKAPVWTWEIPWYFFVGGLAGASASLGLGARLAGNDRLARNAWTVSAAGVTAGVPLLISDLGRPERFPYMLRMFKVTSPLSVGSWVLAAMGPAAAGAAVSDRLGIFPGLGRVAETVAGLLGPALATYTGTLVADTAVPVWHEAGRELPFVFAGGAAASAGAAAVLLTPAADAGPARRLAVTGAVLELGAAQAMERRLGELGEPYHQGPAGRLARLARACTAAGAGLVALGGRRRAMAAAGSALLLAGSACERWAVYKAGFQSAADPRYVVGPQRERLQQ